From Musa acuminata AAA Group cultivar baxijiao chromosome BXJ3-8, Cavendish_Baxijiao_AAA, whole genome shotgun sequence, one genomic window encodes:
- the LOC103996396 gene encoding cysteine-rich and transmembrane domain-containing protein WIH2-like produces the protein MSYNNHQTPVGVPPSQGYPPEDHAKDAHPPPGYAPQGYAPQGYPPPGGYPPPGGYPPAGYPPPGYPPPAYPPPGYGYPPQGYPPAYPQPPPQQQSNSSSFMDGCLAALCCCCLLEACF, from the exons atgagctaCAACAACCATCAGACGCCGGTCGGAGTTCCTCCCTCTCAAG GTTATCCTCCAGAGGACCACGCCAAGGACGCCCACCCGCCGCCGGGGTACGCTCCCCAGGGATATGCGCCGCAGGGATACCCACCGCCGGGCGGATACCCACCGCCTGGCGGATACCCGCCGGCGGGCTATCCGCCTCCCGGATACCCGCCGCCGGCTTACCCGCCTCCGGGCTACGGTTATCCGCCGCAGGGCTACCCTCCAGCCTACCCTCAGCCGCCCCCCCAGCAGCAGAGTAACAGCTCTTCCTTCATGGATGGATG CTTGGCGGCACTTTGTTGTTGCTGCCTTCTGGAGGCTTGCTTCTGA
- the LOC135645573 gene encoding mechanosensitive ion channel protein 3, chloroplastic-like isoform X1, giving the protein MAVGSSLHLIHELGLVRSFGPTNQHKSSKLKSCRQLETFLLSSCASRQDVWGLQISDSIRKPIVSIPYRYNVVKCQSSTLPSFGHVIPLLRNTTLSLTRSCNVLLGSPHSLQLIPAIGIIAFAVWGLGPLMCYLRSLFRNDSNWKKSKTYFISVSYVQPLLLWTGTVLICRVLDPIVLPSEASQAVKIRFLNFIRSLSTVLAIAYCLSSMIERSQKFFMETGVADDTRKMGFQFAGKAVYTAVWVAAVSLFMELLGFSTQKWITAGGLGTVLLTLAGREIFTNFLSSVMIHATRPFVINEWIQTKIEGNEVSGTVEHVGWWSPTIIRGDDREAVHIPNHKFTVSVVRNLSQKTHWRIKTHLAISHLDVNKISNIVADMRKVLAKNPQIEQQRLHRRVFLDNIDPENQALLILVSCFVKTSHFEEYLCVKESVMLDLLRVISHHRARLATPIRTVQKIYGDPDIENVPFAESIFRHSAAASRPFLLLDSQSRINGDEKTKPRQTPHVSEDQTNKSATTVDPNPTSSSDGTVPSNFDKHQHKKANSGDGSPKSVKAEPAVAPSSNPPSTVQLENSDAVGSTPKAGSQRAATSEAATEQGDAKNEGERVQTMKSQVARPAFEDNIVLGVALEGSKRTLPIEEGMGPSSTQLEANELAAGRNGNVPSASSKKIKGSDPLVDQRDQDS; this is encoded by the exons ATGGCAGTTGGATCATCCTTACATTTGATCCATGAACTTGGTCTCGTTCGAAGCTTTGGCCCAACTAACCAACATAAG AGCTCAAAATTAAAGAGTTGTCGCCAATTGGAGACgtttctcctttcttcttgtgCTTCG CGACAAGATGTGTGGGGTCTTCAGATTTCAGACAGTATACGCAAGCCAATAGTTAGCATTCCATACCGGTACAATGTTGTCAAATGTCAGTCTTCTACTCTTCCAAGCTTTGGCCATGTGATCCCTCTACTGAGAAATACTACTTTGAGTTTGACTAG GTCATGCAATGTGCTGCTTGGAAGTCCTCATTCTCTCCAGTTAATCCCTGCTATTGGGATCATTGCTTTTGCTGTTTGGGGTCTTGGGCCATTGATGTGTTACCTAAGAAGCCTATTTCGT AATGACAGTAACTGGAAAAAGAGTAAAACATACTTTATTTCAGTTTCATATGTCCAACCGCTTCTGCTTTGGACAGGAACCGTACTTATCTGCAG GGTTCTGGATCCTATAGTTCTACCCTCAGAAGCAAGCCAAGCTGTCAAAATACGTTTCTTAAACTTCATTAGATCTTTATCGACTGTACTGGCCATCGCATATTGTCTGTCAAG CATGATTGAACGGTCACAGAAATTCTTCATGGAGACTGGCGTGGCTGATGATACAAGAAAA ATGGGTTTTCAGTTTGCTGGAAAAGCTGTCTATACAGCAGTTTGGGTTGCTGCAGTTTCTTTGTTTATGGAGTTGCTGGGTTTTTCCACTCAGAAATGGATCACTGCTGGTGGTCTTGGAACAGTACTGCTGACTCTTGCTGGTCGTGAG ATATTCACAAACTTTCTTTCAAGTGTTATGATACATGCGACACGTCCATTTGTCATCAATGAGTGGATTCAGACTAAGATTGAAGGCAATGAGGTTTCTGGTACTGTAGAG CATGTTGGCTGGTGGTCTCCAACAATCATAAGAGGTGATGATCGTGAAGCAGTTCATATTCCTAATCACAAATTCACAGTCAGTGTTGTGAGAAATCTCAGCCAGAAGACTCATTGGCGTATTAAGACCCATCTTGCCATCAGTCACTTGGATGTTAACAAAATTAGT AATATTGTAGCAGATATGCGAAAAGTTTTAGCAAAAAATCCTCAAATAGAACAGCAGAGGTTGCATAGAAGAGTGTTTCTAGACAACATTGACCCGGAAAATCAAGCTCTTCTG ATACTTGTTTCATGCTTTGTTAAGACCTCACATTTTGAAGAGTATCTCTGTGTAAAG GAATCTGTTATGTTAGATCTCCTCAGAGTCATCAGTCATCACAGAGCTAGACTTGCAACACCTATTCGTACAGTCCAGAAAATATATGGTGATCCAGACATAGAAAATGTTCCTTTTGCAGAAAGCATTTTCAGGCATTCCGCTGCAGCTAGTCGTCCATTTCTTCTGCTCGATTCCCAGTCAAGAATCAATGGTGATGAGAAAACCAAACCACGTCAAACACCACACGTGAGTGAGGACCAAACCAACAAGTCTGCTACAACAGTTGATCCCAACCCAACTTCATCATCTGATGGTACGGTGCCAAGCAACTTTGACAAGCACCAACACAAGAAGGCAAATTCTGGAGATGGTTCGCCTAAAAGTGTTAAGGCTGAACCTGCAGTAGCACCATCTTCCAATCCTCCCTCTACGGTTCAGCTTGAAAACTCGGATGCAGTAGGGTCAACTCCAAAAGCTGGCAGCCAAAGGGCTGCCACATCGGAGGCTGCTACAGAACAGGGTGATGCTAAGAATGAAGGTGAAAGGGTGCAAACTATGAAATCACAAGTTGCCAGGCCTGCCTTTGAAGATAATATTGTCCTTGGTGTGGCTCTTGAGGGATCGAAACGAACACTACCAATCGAAGAAGGGATGGGTCCATCATCCACACAATTAGAGGCAAATGAGCTGGCCGCTGGCCGAAATGGGAATGTGCCTTCTGCCTCTTCTAAGAAGATCAAGGGTTCAGATCCTTTGGTGGATCAAAGGGATCAAGATAGCTGA
- the LOC135645573 gene encoding mechanosensitive ion channel protein 2, chloroplastic-like isoform X2 has product MCAVVRPTDWSCNVLLGSPHSLQLIPAIGIIAFAVWGLGPLMCYLRSLFRNDSNWKKSKTYFISVSYVQPLLLWTGTVLICRVLDPIVLPSEASQAVKIRFLNFIRSLSTVLAIAYCLSSMIERSQKFFMETGVADDTRKMGFQFAGKAVYTAVWVAAVSLFMELLGFSTQKWITAGGLGTVLLTLAGREIFTNFLSSVMIHATRPFVINEWIQTKIEGNEVSGTVEHVGWWSPTIIRGDDREAVHIPNHKFTVSVVRNLSQKTHWRIKTHLAISHLDVNKISNIVADMRKVLAKNPQIEQQRLHRRVFLDNIDPENQALLILVSCFVKTSHFEEYLCVKESVMLDLLRVISHHRARLATPIRTVQKIYGDPDIENVPFAESIFRHSAAASRPFLLLDSQSRINGDEKTKPRQTPHVSEDQTNKSATTVDPNPTSSSDGTVPSNFDKHQHKKANSGDGSPKSVKAEPAVAPSSNPPSTVQLENSDAVGSTPKAGSQRAATSEAATEQGDAKNEGERVQTMKSQVARPAFEDNIVLGVALEGSKRTLPIEEGMGPSSTQLEANELAAGRNGNVPSASSKKIKGSDPLVDQRDQDS; this is encoded by the exons ATGTGTGCTGTGGTCAGACCTACCGATTG GTCATGCAATGTGCTGCTTGGAAGTCCTCATTCTCTCCAGTTAATCCCTGCTATTGGGATCATTGCTTTTGCTGTTTGGGGTCTTGGGCCATTGATGTGTTACCTAAGAAGCCTATTTCGT AATGACAGTAACTGGAAAAAGAGTAAAACATACTTTATTTCAGTTTCATATGTCCAACCGCTTCTGCTTTGGACAGGAACCGTACTTATCTGCAG GGTTCTGGATCCTATAGTTCTACCCTCAGAAGCAAGCCAAGCTGTCAAAATACGTTTCTTAAACTTCATTAGATCTTTATCGACTGTACTGGCCATCGCATATTGTCTGTCAAG CATGATTGAACGGTCACAGAAATTCTTCATGGAGACTGGCGTGGCTGATGATACAAGAAAA ATGGGTTTTCAGTTTGCTGGAAAAGCTGTCTATACAGCAGTTTGGGTTGCTGCAGTTTCTTTGTTTATGGAGTTGCTGGGTTTTTCCACTCAGAAATGGATCACTGCTGGTGGTCTTGGAACAGTACTGCTGACTCTTGCTGGTCGTGAG ATATTCACAAACTTTCTTTCAAGTGTTATGATACATGCGACACGTCCATTTGTCATCAATGAGTGGATTCAGACTAAGATTGAAGGCAATGAGGTTTCTGGTACTGTAGAG CATGTTGGCTGGTGGTCTCCAACAATCATAAGAGGTGATGATCGTGAAGCAGTTCATATTCCTAATCACAAATTCACAGTCAGTGTTGTGAGAAATCTCAGCCAGAAGACTCATTGGCGTATTAAGACCCATCTTGCCATCAGTCACTTGGATGTTAACAAAATTAGT AATATTGTAGCAGATATGCGAAAAGTTTTAGCAAAAAATCCTCAAATAGAACAGCAGAGGTTGCATAGAAGAGTGTTTCTAGACAACATTGACCCGGAAAATCAAGCTCTTCTG ATACTTGTTTCATGCTTTGTTAAGACCTCACATTTTGAAGAGTATCTCTGTGTAAAG GAATCTGTTATGTTAGATCTCCTCAGAGTCATCAGTCATCACAGAGCTAGACTTGCAACACCTATTCGTACAGTCCAGAAAATATATGGTGATCCAGACATAGAAAATGTTCCTTTTGCAGAAAGCATTTTCAGGCATTCCGCTGCAGCTAGTCGTCCATTTCTTCTGCTCGATTCCCAGTCAAGAATCAATGGTGATGAGAAAACCAAACCACGTCAAACACCACACGTGAGTGAGGACCAAACCAACAAGTCTGCTACAACAGTTGATCCCAACCCAACTTCATCATCTGATGGTACGGTGCCAAGCAACTTTGACAAGCACCAACACAAGAAGGCAAATTCTGGAGATGGTTCGCCTAAAAGTGTTAAGGCTGAACCTGCAGTAGCACCATCTTCCAATCCTCCCTCTACGGTTCAGCTTGAAAACTCGGATGCAGTAGGGTCAACTCCAAAAGCTGGCAGCCAAAGGGCTGCCACATCGGAGGCTGCTACAGAACAGGGTGATGCTAAGAATGAAGGTGAAAGGGTGCAAACTATGAAATCACAAGTTGCCAGGCCTGCCTTTGAAGATAATATTGTCCTTGGTGTGGCTCTTGAGGGATCGAAACGAACACTACCAATCGAAGAAGGGATGGGTCCATCATCCACACAATTAGAGGCAAATGAGCTGGCCGCTGGCCGAAATGGGAATGTGCCTTCTGCCTCTTCTAAGAAGATCAAGGGTTCAGATCCTTTGGTGGATCAAAGGGATCAAGATAGCTGA
- the LOC135581574 gene encoding serine/arginine-rich SC35-like splicing factor SCL30 isoform X2 — MRRYSSPYYSPPRRGYGGRGRSPPRRGYGGYGGKERGSGSLLVRNIPMNCRPEDLRVPFERFGPVRDVYIPKDYYTGDPRGFAFVEFVDPCDASEAQYHMNRQLFGGREITVVVAAESRKRPEEMRKRTRTRGPSGYDRRRSSYHGRSRSRSRSRSRSPRYSSRARHHSRSYSPAAKSRNDYSSPQKRQSSHERSPRNHSKERNEDENRKSYSPSYSDANRNDVNDYEAKASHDAEGSRSYWRSPRRSSVSPPGSRSRSADLSPRRNSE, encoded by the exons ATGAGGAGGTACAGTTCACCTTACTACAGTCCTCCTAGGAGGGGCTATGGTGGTAGAGGACGAAGTCCACCCAGGAGGGGTTATGGTGGATATGGTGGGAAAGAACGGGGTAGTGGGAGTCTTTTGGTTCGAAATATTCCCATGAATTGTCG ACCTGAGGATCTCCGAGTTCCATTTGAAAGATTTGGTCCTGTACGTGATGTTTATATACCAAAAGACTACTATACCGG AGATCCCCGTGGTTTTGCATTTGTGGAGTTTGTTGACCCTTGTGATGCTTCAGAGGCTCAATATCACATGAATAGACAACTTTTTGGAGGTAGGGAGATAACTGTGGTTGTTGCTGCTGAGTCAAGAAAAAGACCTGAAGAAATGCGTAAAAGAACTAGAACTAG AGGACCTTCTGGTTATGATCGTCGGCGATCTTCTTATCATG GACGCTCACGTTCTCGATCCAGATCACGCTCACGCTCTCCCCGTTATTCTTCAAGGGCCCGTCATCACTCACG ATCCTACTCCCCTGCAGCAAAATCCCGCAATGACTATTCTTCCCCACAAAAAAGGCAATCTAGTCATGAAAGATCCCCCAGGAATCATTCAAAGGAGCGCAATGAGGATGAAAATCGCAAATCATATTCTCCAAGCTACAGTGATGCTAACCGAAATGATGTTAATGATTATGAAGC TAAGGCTTCACATGATGCCGAGGGATCACGTTCTTATTGGAGATCCCCAAGGCGCTCATCGGTTTCACCTCCCGGATCACGATCGAGATCTGCTGATTTGAGCCCCAGGCGCAACAGTGAATGA
- the LOC135581574 gene encoding serine/arginine-rich SC35-like splicing factor SCL30 isoform X1, with product MRRYSSPYYSPPRRGYGGRGRSPPRRGYGGYGGKERGSGSLLVRNIPMNCRPEDLRVPFERFGPVRDVYIPKDYYTGDPRGFAFVEFVDPCDASEAQYHMNRQLFGGREITVVVAAESRKRPEEMRKRTRTRGPSGYDRRRSSYHGRSRSRSRSRSRSPRYSSRARHHSRRSYSPAAKSRNDYSSPQKRQSSHERSPRNHSKERNEDENRKSYSPSYSDANRNDVNDYEAKASHDAEGSRSYWRSPRRSSVSPPGSRSRSADLSPRRNSE from the exons ATGAGGAGGTACAGTTCACCTTACTACAGTCCTCCTAGGAGGGGCTATGGTGGTAGAGGACGAAGTCCACCCAGGAGGGGTTATGGTGGATATGGTGGGAAAGAACGGGGTAGTGGGAGTCTTTTGGTTCGAAATATTCCCATGAATTGTCG ACCTGAGGATCTCCGAGTTCCATTTGAAAGATTTGGTCCTGTACGTGATGTTTATATACCAAAAGACTACTATACCGG AGATCCCCGTGGTTTTGCATTTGTGGAGTTTGTTGACCCTTGTGATGCTTCAGAGGCTCAATATCACATGAATAGACAACTTTTTGGAGGTAGGGAGATAACTGTGGTTGTTGCTGCTGAGTCAAGAAAAAGACCTGAAGAAATGCGTAAAAGAACTAGAACTAG AGGACCTTCTGGTTATGATCGTCGGCGATCTTCTTATCATG GACGCTCACGTTCTCGATCCAGATCACGCTCACGCTCTCCCCGTTATTCTTCAAGGGCCCGTCATCACTCACG CAGATCCTACTCCCCTGCAGCAAAATCCCGCAATGACTATTCTTCCCCACAAAAAAGGCAATCTAGTCATGAAAGATCCCCCAGGAATCATTCAAAGGAGCGCAATGAGGATGAAAATCGCAAATCATATTCTCCAAGCTACAGTGATGCTAACCGAAATGATGTTAATGATTATGAAGC TAAGGCTTCACATGATGCCGAGGGATCACGTTCTTATTGGAGATCCCCAAGGCGCTCATCGGTTTCACCTCCCGGATCACGATCGAGATCTGCTGATTTGAGCCCCAGGCGCAACAGTGAATGA